One window of Triticum dicoccoides isolate Atlit2015 ecotype Zavitan chromosome 5A, WEW_v2.0, whole genome shotgun sequence genomic DNA carries:
- the LOC119298768 gene encoding indolin-2-one monooxygenase-like gives MALEAANHYLQLAGLHGASTPAVLLTVLLLLIIRLAWVRTATASTRFGKQQQLPPSPPGKLPIIGHLHLLGSQTHISIRDLDAKHGRNGLLLLRIGAVPTLFVSSPSAAEAVLRTHDQIFASRPPSMAANIIRYGPTDIAFAPYGEYWRQARKLLTTHMLSAKVVHSFRHGRQEEVRLIINKIRAAATRGTAVDMSELLSGYTNDVVCRAVLGESHRKEGRNRLFSELTEINVSLLGGFSLENYIPPNMVMADALLRLVSVKAQRLNKRWDDLFNEIIEEHLHPSKPSSGEQQAADFIDLLLSLKEEYGLTTDNIKAILVDMFEAGIETSYLTLEYGMAELMNNRHILTKLQEEVRSQGKKLDMITEEDLSSMAYLRATIKETLRMHPPAPFLLPHFSTADCKIDGYLIPANTRVLVNAWALGRDPSSWERPEDFWPERFLQDQDGDVDTQMRGKDLRFLPFGFGRRICPGMNFGFATMEVMLANLMYHFDWDVPNMVGTGAGVDMAESFGLTLRRKEKLQLVPQIP, from the exons ATGGCTCTTGAAGCAGCGAACCACTACCTGCAGCTCGCGGGCCTCCATGGCGCATCCACGCCGGCAGTACTACTCACCGTCCTCCTGCTACTCATCATTCGACTAGCATGGGTGAGGACCGCAACCGCGTCAACAAGATTCGGCAAGCAGCAACAGCTCCCACCTTCACCTCCAGGCAAGCTGCCCATCATcggccacctccacctcctcggcTCCCAGACACACATATCCATCCGGGACCTCGATGCCAAGCATGGCCGCAATGGCCTCTTGCTCCTCCGCATCGGTGCCGTACCCACTTTGTTCGTGTCCTCGCCGAGCGCCGCCGAGGCCGTCCTGCGTACCCACGACCAAATCTTTGCGTCGCGGCCACCATCCATGGCCGCTAACATCATTCGCTACGGCCCCACAGACATTGCGTTTGCACCCTATGGCGAGTACTGGCGGCAGGCCAGGAAGCTCTTAACCACACATATGCTCAGCGCGAAGGTGGTGCACTCCTTCCGCCATGGTCGTCAAGAAGAG GTGCGCCTCATTATCAACAAGATCCGTGCGGCGGCCACCAGAGGCACGGCGGTGGACATGAGCGAGCTCCTGTCCGGCTACACCAATGACGTCGTATGCCGTGCGGTCCTAGGAGAATCCCACCGCAAGGAAGGCCGGAACAGGCTTTTCAGCGAGCTCACAGAGATCAATGTCTCCCTTCTTGGTGGGTTCAGCCTCGAGAATTACATCCCCCCAAATATGGTAATGGCGGATGCGCTCTTGAGGCTGGTTTCCGTCAAGGCTCAGCGACTCAACAAGAGGTGGGACGACTTGTTCAACGAGATCATCGAGGAACACCTACACCCCAGCAAACCATCATCTGGCGAGCAGCAAGCAGCAGATTTCATAGATCTTCTGCTCTCTCTCAAGGAAGAGTACGGTCTCACTACGGATAACATCAAGGCCATTTTGGTG GACATGTTTGAGGCAGGCATAGAAACATCTTATCTGACGTTGGAATACGGCATGGCTGAGCTCATGAACAACAGACACATTCTGACAAAATTACAGGAGGAGGTAAGATCCCAAGGCAAAAAGTTAGACATGATAACGGAGGAGGACCTTAGCAGCATGGCCTACCTAAGGGCAACCATCAAGGAGACGCTGCGCATGCACCCACCAGCACCCTTCCTCCTCCCACACTTCTCCACCGCTGACTGCAAGATCGACGGATACTTGATACCCGCCAACACACGTGTCCTTGTGAATGCTTGGGCCCTAGGGAGGGATCCATCGTCTTGGGAGAGGCCAGAGGATTTCTGGCCTGAGAGGTTTCTGCAGGATCAAGATGGTGATGTGGACACCCAAATGAGGGGTAAGGATCTTAGGTTCCTGCCATTTGGGTTCGGGCGGAGGATTTGTCCAGGGATGAATTTTGGGTTCGCCACCATGGAGGTTATGTTAGCAAATCTCATGTACCATTTTGATTGGGATGTTCCAAATATGGTGGGTACCGGCGCAGGGGTTGATATGGCTGAGTCGTTCGGGTTAACGCTTCGCCGAAAGGAGAAGCTTCAACTTGTTCCTCAGATTCCCTAA